Proteins co-encoded in one Spirosoma endbachense genomic window:
- a CDS encoding M14 family zinc carboxypeptidase produces the protein MHKLNLLYLSTILFIALSPPLFAQNTYYFSGYKPTFDPTIPTPEQFLGYPIGSHYTRYDQIVAYLKELDRLSDKVSLINIGKTYEERPQVIAFFTSVANQKNLEQIRKDHLQLADPKIPAPDYGKLPVVVHLAYTVHGNENSSSEAALLTAYYLTASTDAETGRWLNEAVVTLDPAENPDGRDRAVQWFNQHKSFPPVTDPLDREHNELWPGGRFNHYLNDLNRDWLPLAHIESRNRMKFHHDWYPNVMIDFHEMGTNSTYYFEPSKPYSTENDLIPRATYDVLNVKLAKYFAKALDNLGTFYWTKEQFDNLSPIYGSTYPDFTGGVGVTFEVGSSRGLAQEGTNGVVTFPFTIRNHVATGLAAIKGAVEEKDVYLKHQKDFFASALTDAQKFPTKAYVFGSATDDNLTNRFLETLLQHHIQVYELPQRATVENKTFTPGKAYVVPTAQPNYRIVHSLFEEVTAFHDSVFYDVTGWSLVHGYGLPYAKLKDAALVKGSPISAAKPITGGILNGPSTYAYVLNWADYHASTALSALQQAGVQAKVALKPFQVNTVARSSSGPQSINPVKDDPNRDFGYGSIVIPVAVQSISADSLYKLVNAISKQAGVTFTGVSTGFNAGGIDLGSNNIRTLKKPEAALLVGQGVNPSEAGEVWFLLSEHLKLPLTKIEISNAGRANWSRYNTVILVGGQYASLDKAVVARLKNWVEEGGTLITLKNASEWAIKQGLVKENLLAPTAIVKADTGKSAASRPNDRIDFVNIAAKEGPRAVAGSIYTADLDITNPLGFGFSDRKIFVFRNGTTILKPSSSPYGTVVKYTASPYVSGFVSKENLKKISNSAAVVVSPEGAGRVVLFADNPNFRSYWHGTSKVFLNALLFGQHLTVPATQLSNGQEEN, from the coding sequence ATGCACAAACTAAATCTACTATACCTATCGACTATATTATTTATAGCTCTTTCTCCACCCCTGTTCGCTCAGAACACGTACTATTTTTCTGGCTACAAACCCACCTTCGACCCCACGATTCCAACCCCCGAGCAGTTTCTGGGCTACCCAATTGGTTCTCACTACACACGATACGATCAAATTGTAGCTTATCTCAAAGAGCTCGATCGGCTATCCGACAAGGTCAGTCTGATCAACATTGGCAAAACGTATGAAGAACGCCCTCAGGTCATCGCGTTCTTTACATCGGTTGCTAATCAGAAGAATCTGGAGCAGATCCGTAAAGACCATCTGCAACTGGCAGATCCAAAAATTCCGGCACCCGACTACGGTAAGTTACCGGTTGTTGTTCATCTGGCCTATACCGTTCATGGCAATGAAAACTCCAGCAGCGAAGCGGCCCTGTTGACAGCTTACTACCTGACGGCTTCGACCGACGCCGAAACAGGCCGGTGGCTCAATGAAGCTGTTGTAACACTTGATCCAGCCGAAAACCCCGATGGTCGCGATCGCGCCGTGCAATGGTTCAATCAGCATAAATCATTCCCACCGGTTACTGATCCGCTCGACCGCGAACATAACGAGCTCTGGCCCGGTGGACGTTTTAACCATTACCTGAACGACCTCAACCGCGACTGGCTTCCGCTGGCTCATATCGAGAGTCGCAACCGGATGAAGTTTCACCATGACTGGTATCCAAACGTGATGATCGATTTTCACGAGATGGGCACCAATAGTACCTACTATTTTGAGCCATCGAAACCCTACAGCACCGAAAACGACCTGATTCCGCGCGCTACCTACGATGTGCTGAATGTGAAACTGGCGAAATATTTTGCCAAAGCTCTGGATAATCTCGGCACGTTTTACTGGACCAAAGAGCAGTTCGATAACCTCTCTCCCATCTATGGGTCTACCTATCCCGATTTTACCGGGGGCGTTGGCGTGACATTTGAAGTGGGTAGCTCACGCGGACTGGCGCAGGAGGGCACCAACGGAGTCGTGACATTCCCGTTCACGATTCGGAACCATGTAGCAACCGGTTTAGCCGCCATAAAAGGAGCCGTTGAGGAAAAAGACGTTTACCTGAAACACCAGAAAGACTTCTTCGCATCAGCCCTGACCGACGCACAGAAATTTCCGACCAAAGCCTACGTATTTGGCAGCGCTACGGACGATAATCTGACCAATCGTTTCCTGGAAACACTCCTGCAACACCACATTCAGGTGTATGAGCTACCTCAGCGCGCTACCGTCGAGAACAAGACCTTTACACCAGGCAAAGCCTATGTCGTTCCGACTGCACAGCCCAATTACCGAATTGTTCATTCACTTTTTGAGGAAGTGACGGCCTTTCACGACAGTGTTTTTTACGACGTAACCGGTTGGTCGCTGGTGCATGGTTATGGACTTCCGTATGCCAAACTGAAAGATGCGGCTCTGGTGAAAGGCAGTCCGATTTCGGCGGCAAAGCCAATAACAGGAGGCATTCTTAACGGCCCATCGACCTACGCCTATGTGCTGAACTGGGCCGACTATCACGCATCGACGGCCCTATCAGCGCTGCAACAGGCAGGCGTTCAGGCCAAAGTAGCGCTGAAGCCGTTTCAGGTGAATACAGTGGCTCGTTCCAGCTCAGGTCCGCAAAGCATTAATCCCGTAAAAGACGACCCAAATCGTGATTTCGGATACGGTTCCATTGTGATCCCGGTAGCCGTTCAATCTATCAGCGCCGATTCGCTCTACAAACTAGTCAACGCGATCAGTAAACAGGCTGGCGTAACATTTACGGGTGTTTCAACGGGCTTCAATGCAGGGGGCATCGATCTGGGCAGCAACAACATCCGTACACTGAAAAAGCCCGAAGCCGCTTTACTGGTTGGCCAGGGCGTTAACCCATCCGAAGCAGGTGAAGTCTGGTTTTTGCTGAGTGAACACCTGAAACTACCGCTCACAAAAATCGAAATCAGTAACGCCGGACGGGCGAATTGGAGCCGTTACAACACCGTGATTCTGGTGGGCGGTCAGTACGCATCGCTCGACAAAGCGGTTGTTGCCCGACTGAAAAACTGGGTTGAAGAGGGCGGTACGCTAATCACCCTCAAAAACGCATCGGAATGGGCAATCAAACAGGGTCTGGTTAAAGAAAACCTACTGGCTCCAACTGCCATCGTGAAGGCAGATACGGGCAAATCGGCAGCATCCCGCCCGAACGATCGTATCGACTTTGTCAATATTGCGGCCAAAGAAGGGCCTCGTGCCGTGGCTGGCTCGATTTATACGGCCGATCTGGACATTACAAACCCACTTGGATTTGGTTTTTCTGACCGTAAAATCTTTGTGTTCCGCAACGGAACGACCATTCTCAAGCCGAGCAGCAGTCCCTACGGCACGGTGGTAAAATACACCGCGTCGCCCTATGTGAGCGGGTTTGTCTCGAAAGAAAATCTGAAGAAAATCAGCAATTCGGCGGCTGTGGTTGTGAGTCCGGAAGGAGCCGGGCGGGTCGTGCTGTTCGCCGATAACCCGAACTTCCGCAGTTACTGGCATGGCACCTCGAAAGTGTTCCTGAATGCGCTGTTGTTCGGCCAGCATCTGACGGTTCCGGCTACCCAATTGTCGAACGGTCAGGAAGAGAATTAG
- a CDS encoding response regulator transcription factor → MRILIVEDEGEVAALIKTGLEEYGFEATIAGDAMEAQQRLAERDYDIVILDVNLPIISGFDLCRMIRNRFETLPILMLTAFGSTTSKLDGFDAGADDYLVKPFEFRELVARLRALTRRNSVQSTDLPVLKIADLELNQQSKTVKRGNQKIMLTARELALLEFFLKNQNRALTRNEIIEHVWDLNFDTGTNVVDVYVNYLRKKIDKDFPLKLIHTLSGIGYIMQDTDD, encoded by the coding sequence ATGCGAATTTTGATCGTTGAAGATGAAGGGGAAGTCGCAGCGCTCATCAAAACGGGTTTAGAAGAGTATGGCTTCGAGGCAACAATAGCGGGCGATGCTATGGAAGCTCAACAAAGGCTGGCTGAACGGGACTATGATATTGTTATTCTTGATGTGAATTTGCCCATCATCAGCGGATTTGATTTGTGCCGGATGATTCGGAACCGCTTTGAAACCCTGCCAATTCTGATGTTGACTGCGTTTGGGAGCACGACGAGCAAACTGGATGGATTCGATGCGGGTGCGGATGATTACCTGGTGAAACCGTTCGAATTTCGCGAACTCGTTGCCCGGTTGCGGGCACTTACCCGGCGAAACTCTGTCCAGTCAACTGACTTGCCGGTTCTTAAAATTGCGGATCTGGAACTGAACCAGCAGAGTAAAACGGTAAAACGCGGAAATCAGAAAATCATGCTGACAGCCAGGGAATTGGCTTTACTTGAGTTTTTTCTGAAAAACCAAAATCGTGCCCTGACCCGTAACGAAATTATCGAGCATGTCTGGGATCTTAATTTCGATACGGGCACCAATGTAGTGGATGTGTACGTCAATTATTTACGCAAGAAAATAGACAAGGATTTTCCACTCAAGCTAATCCATACCCTGAGTGGTATTGGATACATTATGCAGGACACCGACGACTAA
- a CDS encoding HAMP domain-containing sensor histidine kinase: MKIRTRLSFTFVGIVAAILLLFSFVVYATAEYFRQRDFYLRLSDKARTTARLLLDEDEITTRLLRIIEQNNLTALPEEQINIYDRSNRMLYATRDSAIVKPEILNLIRKKKEVFFRHHGKEIVGFIHQHNTQEYILIASAYDQYGREEMQHLGTIMGVGLLCSLALMGAVGWAYAGRSLRPISDVIRQVDRITASNLNQRVNAGNDHDELAQLAHTFNLMLDRVQEAFEMQRNFVSNASHELRTPLTIITGQIEVTLIKRRTVEEHEAKWKAVLEVIQRMNKLTNNLLDLTLVSLEATPLKFSEVSIDEVIFQASQMLMNRQPDYSVVFSFDGQIETIQPSLTIEGNKSLLYSAFFNLMENGCKFSENKRVEVILGATERWVTVQFKDEGIGILETDIKSIYEPFFRAENVKRIHGHGVGLPLTYRIIQLHHGQIRVFSQINRGTTFTIQLPKNL, from the coding sequence ATGAAAATACGGACTCGCCTATCGTTTACGTTTGTCGGAATTGTTGCGGCTATTCTACTGCTTTTTTCGTTCGTGGTTTATGCCACGGCAGAGTATTTCCGGCAGCGCGACTTTTACCTGCGACTGAGCGACAAAGCAAGAACTACGGCCCGATTGCTCCTTGATGAAGATGAGATCACGACGCGTCTGCTACGGATCATCGAGCAAAATAATTTAACCGCTCTCCCCGAAGAGCAAATCAATATTTATGATCGGAGCAACCGAATGCTGTATGCCACACGGGACAGCGCAATCGTAAAGCCTGAGATTCTGAATCTTATTCGGAAAAAGAAAGAAGTTTTCTTTCGCCATCATGGAAAAGAAATCGTCGGCTTCATTCACCAACATAACACACAGGAGTATATCCTGATCGCATCAGCCTATGACCAGTATGGTCGGGAGGAAATGCAACACCTGGGAACCATCATGGGCGTGGGTTTGCTATGCAGTCTGGCTCTGATGGGGGCAGTGGGCTGGGCCTATGCCGGACGTTCCTTAAGGCCTATTTCCGACGTGATTCGGCAGGTGGACCGGATTACCGCGTCTAACCTGAACCAACGCGTCAATGCCGGGAATGATCATGACGAACTAGCCCAGCTTGCGCATACGTTCAATCTGATGCTCGACCGGGTACAGGAAGCTTTTGAGATGCAGCGGAACTTTGTTTCCAATGCATCCCACGAGTTACGTACACCCCTGACGATCATTACGGGCCAGATTGAAGTGACACTGATAAAACGACGTACGGTCGAAGAGCACGAAGCCAAATGGAAAGCGGTGCTGGAGGTAATTCAGCGGATGAACAAACTGACGAATAATCTGCTGGATCTGACTCTGGTGAGTCTGGAGGCTACGCCGTTGAAATTCAGTGAGGTATCGATTGATGAAGTTATTTTTCAGGCTTCCCAGATGCTTATGAATCGCCAGCCAGACTATTCGGTTGTGTTCTCATTTGATGGCCAGATCGAAACAATTCAGCCTTCACTAACCATTGAGGGCAACAAGTCACTCCTGTATTCGGCCTTTTTCAATCTGATGGAAAATGGCTGTAAGTTTTCCGAAAACAAGCGGGTAGAGGTCATACTGGGCGCCACCGAACGCTGGGTAACGGTTCAGTTTAAGGATGAAGGAATCGGCATTCTGGAAACTGACATCAAGAGCATCTACGAACCCTTTTTTCGGGCCGAGAACGTCAAACGCATTCACGGACACGGCGTTGGCCTTCCGCTCACCTACCGAATCATTCAGCTTCACCACGGCCAGATCAGGGTTTTTTCACAGATTAATCGCGGAACAACCTTCACCATTCAGCTGCCCAAAAACCTCTAA
- a CDS encoding SulP family inorganic anion transporter, protein METIKKNTHLGIDLSNVQGDIRGGAISFLVAVPLCLGIALASGAPLFAGIIAGIVGGLVVGAVSRSALSISGPEAGLIIVTLGAIESLGSFPAFLLATCLAGIIQIGLGFARAGMISNFFPSSVIKGMLAGIGIILIIKQLPHLVGYDADAAEGFALFQPGGFNIIEQLHMALGQFRGGAILISVISLIIFYLWEQPAFRQHKIIRNIPAALVVVILGICTNELVRMINPQWALQGNHLVQLPVPDNAAEFLNLFTFPDFSQWNNPLVYTSAIAIALVASLEALLAIEASDELDPLKRKTPTNHELKAQGIGNLVSGLIGGIPLTSVIVRSSVSINSGARTKLAALIHGTLLLVCVVTLPTLLNKMPWAALAAILLVTGYKLARIEIVKAVFAEGVSKFIPFVVTVMAILLTDLLSGIAIGMVTGIFFILRDHYLNAHRVRTDWDSGEDRTRIYVKLGDHVSFLSKARLLKMLKNVPANSILEIDGTASSYIDSDVVTAIRNFGAVARQRNIQLIFLENTNKEFQSNYARSELKMEVFE, encoded by the coding sequence ATGGAAACAATAAAAAAAAATACACACCTGGGAATTGATTTAAGCAACGTGCAGGGCGACATTCGGGGAGGGGCAATTTCATTCCTGGTGGCCGTGCCTTTATGCCTTGGCATTGCTCTGGCATCGGGCGCTCCACTTTTCGCCGGTATTATTGCGGGTATTGTAGGTGGTTTGGTCGTTGGGGCGGTTAGCCGTTCGGCACTGAGTATTTCGGGACCCGAAGCCGGGTTAATCATCGTAACCCTGGGCGCTATTGAATCGCTGGGGTCATTTCCGGCTTTTTTGCTGGCTACCTGCCTGGCAGGGATAATTCAGATTGGACTGGGCTTCGCCAGAGCGGGTATGATCAGTAATTTTTTTCCGTCGTCGGTCATTAAAGGAATGCTGGCCGGTATTGGTATTATTTTGATTATAAAGCAATTGCCGCACCTTGTTGGCTATGATGCCGATGCTGCCGAAGGATTTGCCCTGTTTCAGCCAGGTGGTTTCAACATCATTGAGCAACTGCACATGGCGCTTGGGCAGTTTCGTGGTGGAGCTATTCTGATTTCGGTGATTTCCCTGATAATCTTTTATCTGTGGGAGCAACCAGCCTTCAGGCAACATAAAATTATCCGCAACATACCCGCTGCGCTGGTTGTGGTTATACTTGGGATCTGTACCAACGAACTGGTTCGGATGATCAATCCGCAATGGGCCTTACAGGGGAATCATCTGGTGCAACTGCCAGTACCGGATAATGCTGCCGAATTTCTGAACTTATTTACCTTTCCCGATTTTTCGCAGTGGAACAACCCGCTGGTCTATACATCGGCGATTGCCATTGCACTGGTGGCTAGCCTGGAAGCTCTGCTGGCTATCGAAGCCTCGGATGAACTCGATCCGCTAAAACGCAAAACGCCAACTAACCATGAATTGAAAGCGCAGGGCATCGGTAATCTGGTGAGTGGCTTGATTGGGGGAATACCGCTCACATCGGTTATTGTACGGAGTTCTGTAAGCATCAATTCGGGCGCTCGTACCAAGCTGGCTGCGCTGATCCATGGTACCCTGCTTCTTGTGTGTGTAGTCACGCTCCCTACCTTGCTGAATAAGATGCCGTGGGCGGCTCTGGCGGCTATTTTGCTGGTGACGGGCTATAAACTGGCACGAATAGAGATCGTTAAAGCTGTTTTTGCCGAAGGTGTTTCGAAGTTTATTCCGTTTGTCGTCACGGTAATGGCTATTTTGCTAACCGACCTGCTGAGTGGAATTGCTATTGGAATGGTGACGGGCATCTTTTTCATTCTGCGCGATCATTACCTCAATGCGCACCGTGTTCGCACCGACTGGGATAGTGGTGAAGATCGAACCCGCATCTACGTCAAACTTGGCGATCACGTGTCGTTTCTCAGTAAAGCCCGCCTGTTGAAAATGCTGAAGAATGTACCGGCTAACTCAATTCTCGAAATTGATGGAACAGCCTCATCCTATATTGACAGCGATGTTGTGACGGCTATTCGAAATTTTGGCGCCGTAGCCCGCCAACGGAATATCCAGCTTATTTTCCTGGAGAATACAAATAAGGAGTTTCAATCTAATTACGCTCGTTCAGAATTGAAAATGGAAGTGTTTGAGTGA
- a CDS encoding TonB-dependent receptor domain-containing protein, translating to MIRFTVFSLFFLCTGTSVLGQYRLTGTVQSRHDSTSINGCTIYLNDGKRTAITDKTGQFVFQNLPSGSHVLQTSCPDFKVAKQTIAITGQDQHVIIWLNSRDETLSEVVVTDKQSDFGFTRMRGVESMGIYEGKKSEVIIPEQLVANLSTNNARQIYARVAGLNIWENEGAGLQLSIGGRGLDPNRSSNFNVRQNGYDISADALGYPESYYTPPTEAVGRIQVIRGAASLQYGTQFGGLLNFVMKKPVTDRKIELVARQSVGSFGFYNAFTSLSGTVGKLSYYTFFQYKQGNGWRPNTHFTNYTAYADVDYHFSEKTTLGFDITQMSYLAQQPGGLTDEMFRANPRQSNRERNWFKVNWTMPALHFDHKFNALNEFNVRLFGLYAYRYSLGFRPNRVASVDDNSERDLIKGDFQNWGAEARYLKRYYLGKKQAVLLLGSRYYHGYNHSIQGLGSTGRDANFTFIDDKQAISSDYQFPNRNVSVFAENILYVGEKLSITPGVRFEYIHTTADGFYGTVTRDLAGNIISSTRTNEYRTNGRQFVIGGIGISYKPTPQLDIYGNLSQNYRSITFSDMRIANPSSVIDPNLQDEKGYSLDLGIRSAQTTLYNFDVSGFYLNYNNRIGEVQFYDENDRVLRRRGNIGQAIIMGIESYAEADFLRLANPVNQDLSGVLFANVALIHSEYNASEIAGVAGKQVEFVPDVNLKSGIRLGYKNLKASFQYTYLSDQFSDATNARDGGVSAVIGLIPAYSIMDASLSYQLSKFRIETSLNNLADRAYFTRRATGYPGPGILPSDGRSVYVTLQVKL from the coding sequence ATGATACGATTTACGGTTTTTAGTCTCTTTTTCCTTTGCACTGGCACAAGCGTTCTGGGTCAGTATCGGCTCACCGGGACGGTTCAGAGTCGCCACGATAGTACGTCAATTAATGGCTGCACGATTTACCTGAACGACGGTAAACGCACGGCCATAACGGACAAAACAGGGCAATTTGTCTTTCAGAATCTACCCAGCGGTAGCCATGTACTGCAAACCAGTTGCCCCGATTTCAAAGTAGCCAAACAAACCATAGCCATTACCGGACAGGATCAGCACGTAATAATCTGGCTCAATAGCCGCGACGAAACCCTGAGCGAAGTTGTGGTGACCGATAAGCAGTCCGATTTCGGCTTCACCCGAATGCGGGGCGTCGAAAGTATGGGGATTTACGAGGGTAAAAAATCAGAGGTGATCATTCCCGAACAACTCGTTGCCAATCTGTCGACTAACAATGCACGCCAGATTTACGCACGCGTTGCCGGGCTGAACATCTGGGAGAACGAAGGCGCGGGCCTGCAACTCAGCATCGGCGGACGCGGTCTCGACCCGAATCGAAGTTCTAATTTTAACGTACGGCAGAACGGCTACGACATCAGTGCCGATGCGCTGGGTTATCCCGAGAGTTATTATACGCCACCTACCGAAGCTGTTGGCCGGATTCAGGTGATCCGGGGAGCCGCTTCGCTGCAATATGGTACGCAGTTTGGCGGGTTGCTCAACTTTGTCATGAAAAAACCCGTGACCGACCGAAAAATTGAACTGGTTGCCCGGCAAAGCGTTGGCTCATTCGGTTTTTATAATGCGTTCACGAGTTTGAGCGGAACCGTGGGAAAGCTGAGTTATTATACCTTTTTTCAGTACAAGCAGGGCAACGGCTGGCGCCCAAACACGCACTTCACCAACTATACGGCTTATGCCGACGTCGATTATCATTTCTCGGAGAAAACGACGCTCGGCTTCGATATTACCCAGATGAGCTACCTGGCGCAGCAACCAGGCGGCCTCACCGACGAGATGTTTCGGGCCAATCCCCGGCAAAGTAATCGGGAACGAAACTGGTTTAAGGTAAACTGGACGATGCCTGCGCTGCATTTCGACCATAAATTCAACGCCCTCAATGAATTCAATGTCAGGCTGTTCGGGCTTTATGCGTATCGATATTCACTGGGATTCCGGCCGAATCGCGTCGCTAGTGTAGACGATAACAGCGAACGCGATCTGATTAAAGGCGATTTTCAGAACTGGGGAGCCGAAGCACGATACTTAAAACGGTATTATCTGGGTAAGAAACAGGCGGTTTTGCTGCTGGGTAGTCGTTATTATCATGGCTACAACCATAGCATACAGGGCTTGGGAAGCACTGGCCGGGATGCCAATTTTACGTTCATCGACGACAAACAGGCGATTTCGTCCGATTACCAGTTTCCGAACCGCAACGTGTCGGTCTTTGCCGAAAACATCCTGTATGTTGGCGAAAAATTGTCGATTACGCCCGGCGTTCGCTTCGAGTACATTCACACCACCGCCGACGGTTTCTACGGCACGGTTACGCGCGATCTGGCCGGTAATATTATCAGTTCGACCCGTACGAACGAATACCGCACCAATGGTCGGCAGTTCGTAATCGGTGGAATCGGGATAAGCTACAAGCCAACGCCCCAACTCGACATCTACGGCAATCTATCGCAGAACTATCGCTCCATTACCTTCAGCGACATGCGGATTGCGAACCCGTCGTCGGTCATTGATCCGAATTTACAGGACGAAAAAGGTTACTCCCTCGACCTGGGTATACGAAGTGCCCAAACGACGCTGTATAATTTTGACGTGAGTGGGTTTTACCTCAATTACAACAACCGCATTGGCGAAGTACAGTTCTATGACGAAAACGACCGGGTTCTCCGGCGTCGGGGCAATATTGGGCAGGCCATCATCATGGGTATCGAATCCTACGCGGAGGCTGATTTTCTGCGATTGGCCAATCCAGTAAATCAGGATTTAAGTGGGGTATTATTCGCGAATGTCGCCCTGATTCATTCGGAATATAACGCCAGCGAGATTGCCGGAGTAGCGGGTAAGCAGGTTGAATTTGTGCCGGATGTGAACCTGAAAAGTGGGATTCGGCTGGGGTACAAAAACCTAAAAGCGTCGTTTCAGTACACGTACCTCTCCGACCAGTTTTCCGACGCGACCAACGCCCGCGATGGCGGTGTTTCGGCAGTTATTGGCCTGATTCCTGCCTACAGCATCATGGATGCCAGTTTGTCTTATCAGTTGAGTAAGTTCCGGATCGAGACCAGTCTGAACAATCTGGCCGACCGCGCTTATTTCACCCGACGGGCCACGGGCTATCCGGGGCCTGGTATTCTCCCCTCCGATGGCCGTAGTGTTTACGTGACGTTGCAGGTAAAGCTATAA
- a CDS encoding HTTM domain-containing protein: MQAYFHRTTSAAPLAVFRMAFGLMLLGSIVRFWSKGWIIDLYIKPRFFFSFYGFEFVKPLGPYTYMLFAVCGISALFVALGLYYRVAIVSLFLSFTYIELIDKSTYLNHYYFVSMVCLLLIVLPAHTYFSVDAYRNRTLPADQIPAWCIDSLKLFVSVLYFFAGLAKLNSDWLLHAQPLRIWLPAHNDMPLIGFLFNYSWTPYVFSWFGCLYDLSIPFLLWNRQTRPWAYVAVVVFHGLTAVLFPIGMFPYIMIVTALIFFSADFHQSLLSQIARLCSVSTTFLSPHRTFVFQPVVGRSIRGFLAVFLVVQLLFPFRYLLYPGELFWTEQGYRFSWRVMLMEKAGYAQFTVKDNAGHRTIVNNTQFLTPLQEKMMSTQPDMLLQFAHILRDYYAQHGFQSPQVYVDSYVALNGRLGKPLIDPTIDLASKQESFAAKPWITSFDDTIYGF; this comes from the coding sequence ATGCAGGCGTATTTTCACAGAACGACTTCTGCCGCTCCACTGGCCGTTTTCCGGATGGCGTTCGGATTGATGCTCCTGGGGAGCATTGTTCGTTTCTGGAGCAAAGGATGGATCATTGATTTATACATCAAACCGCGTTTTTTCTTTTCGTTTTACGGGTTCGAATTCGTCAAACCGCTGGGACCGTACACGTACATGCTCTTTGCGGTTTGTGGCATATCGGCCCTGTTCGTTGCATTGGGGCTGTATTATCGGGTGGCGATTGTGAGTCTGTTTCTAAGCTTTACGTACATCGAACTAATCGATAAGAGCACCTACCTAAACCATTACTACTTCGTGAGTATGGTTTGTCTGCTCCTGATCGTTCTGCCCGCCCATACCTATTTTTCAGTGGATGCTTACCGCAATCGTACCTTACCTGCCGACCAGATTCCGGCCTGGTGTATCGATTCGCTGAAACTATTTGTATCGGTGCTTTATTTCTTTGCCGGTCTGGCCAAGCTCAACAGCGACTGGCTGCTGCATGCCCAACCGCTACGTATCTGGTTGCCTGCCCACAATGACATGCCATTGATTGGCTTTCTGTTTAATTATAGTTGGACGCCCTATGTGTTTAGCTGGTTTGGCTGCCTCTATGATCTGAGTATACCGTTTCTACTCTGGAACCGCCAAACGCGCCCCTGGGCCTACGTAGCGGTGGTGGTTTTTCATGGACTGACAGCCGTACTTTTTCCGATCGGCATGTTTCCGTACATTATGATCGTAACGGCGCTGATCTTTTTCTCCGCCGACTTTCACCAGTCGCTGCTCAGCCAGATTGCCCGATTGTGTTCAGTGTCGACTACGTTTCTGAGCCCGCATCGTACCTTTGTATTTCAGCCAGTGGTGGGTCGGTCGATACGTGGGTTTCTGGCTGTTTTTCTGGTTGTTCAGCTCCTGTTTCCGTTCCGTTATCTGCTCTATCCCGGTGAATTGTTCTGGACGGAGCAGGGTTACCGGTTTTCGTGGCGGGTTATGCTCATGGAAAAAGCAGGCTATGCCCAGTTTACGGTGAAGGACAATGCAGGTCATCGCACAATTGTCAACAATACCCAATTCCTGACGCCCTTGCAGGAAAAAATGATGTCCACCCAACCGGATATGCTGTTGCAGTTTGCGCACATCCTCCGGGATTATTACGCTCAACATGGTTTTCAATCGCCCCAGGTCTATGTCGACTCGTACGTTGCCCTCAATGGCCGTTTAGGAAAACCCCTGATTGACCCCACAATTGATCTGGCCAGCAAACAGGAGTCGTTTGCGGCCAAACCATGGATTACTTCTTTCGATGATACGATTTACGGTTTTTAG